The Terriglobus roseus region CTAAAAGCTAAACGTCTCGCTGTAAACCAAATTCAATGTTGAAAACTAATATCCGTATCTTCACCTAGGGGAGACACCGGCACATCCTATGTCGTATAAATAACGCACTCCCCCTGTTGTGCTTTGTTTTCCTGCCTTAGGCCACATTGAGGAGCAGTGCGCGTTCTGTGTTTAGTTTCAGACGAATCACTCGGTGTTTTGGGATTTTAGCCGTAGTAGTAAGCATCGGTTGTATCGCATTTCTGATTCGCGGTTTCCTCCAGACACCGCGGCCGGTTCATGTCTATCCCTTTGCTGGCGAAGTTGGCGTTGAGCCGACTGCTTCCATCACACTTGCCTTCAATAAGGCGATGTCCCCCACAACGATAAGTATCGCCACACTCACGTTGCGTGATGAACACGGCGCTGCAATCCCAGGCTCAGTCAGTTACGATGACGCCGTTCGTACTGCCGTCTTTCTTCCCGACACTGTACTCCATCAAGGCATCACCTATCAGGTGACTCTTCATGCTGGGCAGCAGGGCATTCTGGATAAGTATGGGCATGAGCTCGCGCAAGAAACGAAATGGAGCTTTACTACTGGCATCGAAGCGCCTGCATCACTCTCCCAAGGACCAGGCGGCCCTCTTCTCCTCATTACAAGTAAGTCAAATGGATTTAGTCAGTACTACTCTGAGATTCTTCGCAACGAAGGTTTGAATGAGTTTGATGAGATAGACATCGAGCAACTGTCTGCGTCGGATCTTGCAAAACATGACGTTGCGATTGTGGGTGAAGTATCGGTCGATGATGGCCATGCCAAATCACTTGCAGATTGGGTGCAAGGCGGCGGGAATCTCATCCTGATGCATCCGTCTAAAAAACTGGCGGCACAGTTCGGATACAAGAACCAGCTGTCAGGGACAAATGAGTCAGTTCAGCATGGCGGTTATCTGAAGATCGATTCGAACAAGTCAGTCGGAGCGGGACTGGTACGTCAGGCGATTCAGTTCCATGGGGATGCCGACTTACTCGTTCCTGACAACGCAAATGTCTTTGCCACTCTGTACAAAGATGCAAAGACGGCGACGCAATTCCCCGCAGTTAGCACTGTTTCGTTGGGAGCAGGCACCGCCACCGTATTCAGCTATGACTTGGCCAAATCTATTGTCTATACACGGCAAGGTAATCCTGACTGGTCAGGCCATGAACGAGATGGCCTGCTGCCTATCCGGTCGAGCGATCTGTTTTATGGAGGGAGTGAAAGAGATCCTCAACCCGATTGGGTGGACCCAAAGAATATTGCGATTCCGCAAGCAGATATCCAGCAGAGGCTACTGGCCAATCTGATCATTACTCTTAATGCGAACAAGAAACCCCTTCCACGTTTCTGGTATCTGCCACGCGGGATGAAAGCAGTCGTCGTCATGACCGGTGACGATCACGGACATGGCGGAACATCTGGTCGTTTTCGCGACTATCAGCGAAAGAGTGCCAAAGACTGTTCGTTGGAGAATTGGGAGTGCATCCGTGCGACGTCACATATCTTCGTCGGCTCCATCTCTTCAGAGCAGGCTTCTGATTTCGTAAAGCAGGGTTTTGAGATTGGCTTACATGTCTACACAGCATGTACGGACTGGCCCACAAAAGTAGTGCGAGGGGAAGACGGCGTGGAAAGACACGAGGTCGATCGTGATTTCGCGAATGCCCTGTATTCCCAGCA contains the following coding sequences:
- a CDS encoding Ig-like domain-containing protein — protein: MFSFRRITRCFGILAVVVSIGCIAFLIRGFLQTPRPVHVYPFAGEVGVEPTASITLAFNKAMSPTTISIATLTLRDEHGAAIPGSVSYDDAVRTAVFLPDTVLHQGITYQVTLHAGQQGILDKYGHELAQETKWSFTTGIEAPASLSQGPGGPLLLITSKSNGFSQYYSEILRNEGLNEFDEIDIEQLSASDLAKHDVAIVGEVSVDDGHAKSLADWVQGGGNLILMHPSKKLAAQFGYKNQLSGTNESVQHGGYLKIDSNKSVGAGLVRQAIQFHGDADLLVPDNANVFATLYKDAKTATQFPAVSTVSLGAGTATVFSYDLAKSIVYTRQGNPDWSGHERDGLLPIRSSDLFYGGSERDPQPDWVDPKNIAIPQADIQQRLLANLIITLNANKKPLPRFWYLPRGMKAVVVMTGDDHGHGGTSGRFRDYQRKSAKDCSLENWECIRATSHIFVGSISSEQASDFVKQGFEIGLHVYTACTDWPTKVVRGEDGVERHEVDRDFANALYSQQLEGFAMKYPGVPAPVSNRTDCITWGDYDTQPQIELNHHIRLDTNYYYWPAKWVKDKPGLFTGSGLPMRFGRRDGSLIDVYQAATQMTDESGQSYPFTVDTLLDNALGSSEYFGVFMANMHNDERRSRNADAIISSAQKHHVPVINAEQLLSWLDGRNASQFRDMKWSNNQLSFSISAGIGGNGLEAMLPMHSGARNLSSIAIDGKDAKWEKRTVAGLLYAVVRAEPGTFVVSYH